The Rhodospirillaceae bacterium genome has a window encoding:
- a CDS encoding AmpG family muropeptide MFS transporter, with product MGLPALNDWITASRVYLQRRVIVIFLMGFSAGLPFALMFSTLTAWLSDAGIDKTSIGLFVLTGAAFTLKFLWAPLVDRLPLPIVTRIFGQRRSWLFLAQFVCVVSLIGIAISDPATRLVITVLWTVVLAFASATQDIVIDAYRIETLREDEQGAGAAAYQVGYRFAMICSGAGALLLADIVSWSVSYFVMAVLMSVGLFTTLLSPEPSRPTSPDISHLNRMDRYAVWFRESVISPFLDFLTRPAWLPILLFIVFYKYADGIWAAMANPFYLELGFTKTQIALVSKTYGVAMTIIGVILGGVMVVRFGILRSVLFGAVTMALTNLLYAGLALAGPSVPVLMAVISVENLTNGIGGTVFIAYLSSLCNLAYTATQYALLSSFMNVARTFLASGGGWLADQVDWFTFFILTTAAGIPGVVLLLYLMKRFPNHTETARQTHPQ from the coding sequence ATGGGTTTACCCGCACTCAATGATTGGATTACGGCTAGCCGCGTCTATCTTCAGCGACGGGTAATCGTTATTTTTCTGATGGGTTTTTCAGCGGGGCTGCCCTTTGCTCTGATGTTTAGCACACTCACGGCCTGGTTATCTGATGCTGGCATCGATAAGACGTCCATCGGATTGTTTGTTCTCACCGGGGCGGCGTTTACGCTCAAATTTCTGTGGGCGCCTCTGGTGGACCGCCTCCCGTTGCCGATTGTAACTCGTATCTTTGGACAACGTCGAAGCTGGCTCTTTCTGGCGCAGTTTGTGTGTGTTGTCAGTTTAATTGGTATCGCGATTTCAGACCCGGCCACGCGTTTAGTGATTACAGTGCTCTGGACCGTGGTTCTTGCTTTTGCATCGGCGACCCAAGATATCGTTATTGATGCTTATCGCATCGAGACCCTCCGCGAAGATGAACAAGGGGCTGGGGCCGCTGCGTATCAAGTTGGCTATCGTTTTGCTATGATCTGTTCAGGGGCTGGTGCGCTCCTACTGGCGGATATCGTAAGCTGGTCGGTAAGTTATTTTGTTATGGCGGTTCTCATGAGTGTTGGGCTTTTCACCACACTCCTTAGTCCTGAGCCCAGCCGTCCAACCTCTCCGGATATATCTCACCTTAACCGCATGGACCGCTATGCTGTGTGGTTTAGAGAGTCTGTGATCTCTCCATTTCTGGACTTTCTCACGCGACCTGCCTGGCTGCCCATTCTTCTGTTTATTGTGTTTTACAAATATGCCGATGGTATTTGGGCCGCGATGGCCAATCCATTTTACTTAGAGCTTGGATTTACCAAAACTCAGATTGCTTTGGTCTCTAAGACCTATGGTGTCGCGATGACGATTATAGGTGTCATTCTTGGCGGCGTCATGGTTGTCCGCTTTGGTATTCTTCGTTCTGTGTTATTTGGTGCAGTAACGATGGCGTTGACCAACTTACTCTATGCTGGGTTGGCCCTTGCGGGCCCCTCTGTGCCTGTCTTGATGGCTGTGATTTCTGTTGAGAACCTGACCAATGGTATTGGTGGAACCGTGTTCATCGCGTATCTCTCTAGCCTTTGCAATTTGGCTTACACGGCAACGCAGTACGCACTGCTAAGTTCGTTTATGAATGTCGCGCGTACATTTCTAGCGTCCGGAGGCGGGTGGTTGGCAGATCAGGTCGACTGGTTCACATTCTTCATTCTTACAACGGCAGCTGGTATACCTGGCGTTGTCTTGCTTCTGTATCTCATGAAGCGATTTCCTAATCATACGGAAACCGCGCGTCAAACACACCCGCAGTAG
- a CDS encoding ATP-binding protein, which yields MNNLPLAPVRRVLGWTVIISLPGWFVLGLLTTIDRLPAWEAFLAGAVVFGLTVSLCFTLLSDFEKLIRHAERLIEDPTAQPPRFMRSEAARRLATALASLQKSWEDRRDAAESLAHSRKAILDSFPDPLLIIDAERQVIGANMAAEDLFGRAIAGGDLATVIRDPRILDATDRSLRTGASGQAQFTLPAPVERSFGCVISALPEAPSDGSAAIVQLHDMTERVKMDRMRADFVANASHELRTPLASVLGFIETLRGPAKDDPEARQRFLDIMLKQATLMARLIEDLLSLSRIELKEHTRPTDSVDVIEIVHTTCELLSGQAKERGVALQIDTEAPVRDVIADADELTQIFQNLILNAIKYGGDADYINVTVTEQTKAPLGSSGGPWVVVAVRDFGPGISREHIPRLTERFYRIDTARSRELGGTGLGLAIVKHITKRHRGHLVIDSKVGDGSTFSVYLPIAKPADLPLSRKHSSATAA from the coding sequence ATGAATAACCTTCCTCTCGCGCCTGTGAGACGCGTTTTAGGCTGGACCGTTATCATCAGTTTGCCCGGCTGGTTTGTCTTGGGCTTGCTCACGACCATCGACCGCCTTCCAGCATGGGAAGCTTTTCTGGCCGGAGCCGTCGTCTTCGGCCTAACCGTTTCTCTTTGCTTCACGCTTCTGAGCGATTTCGAAAAACTGATCCGTCACGCCGAGCGCCTGATAGAAGACCCAACCGCCCAACCACCAAGGTTTATGCGATCGGAAGCGGCGCGCCGACTAGCGACAGCCCTGGCCTCTTTACAAAAGTCTTGGGAAGATCGGCGAGATGCAGCGGAGTCACTCGCGCATTCACGCAAAGCCATTCTGGATAGTTTCCCTGACCCGCTTCTGATCATTGACGCAGAGCGGCAGGTTATTGGTGCCAATATGGCGGCCGAAGATTTGTTTGGCCGGGCAATTGCCGGGGGCGATCTCGCAACAGTTATTCGTGATCCGCGTATTCTTGACGCGACAGACAGATCTTTAAGAACCGGTGCCTCTGGGCAAGCACAGTTTACCCTGCCAGCCCCGGTTGAACGCAGCTTCGGCTGCGTCATTAGCGCACTGCCAGAGGCGCCCTCCGATGGTTCAGCAGCAATTGTTCAGCTGCACGATATGACCGAGCGCGTGAAAATGGATCGCATGCGCGCAGACTTTGTCGCGAATGCCAGTCATGAACTTCGCACACCCTTGGCCAGCGTATTGGGTTTTATAGAAACTTTGCGCGGCCCCGCCAAAGACGATCCAGAGGCCCGGCAACGCTTTCTCGATATTATGCTCAAACAAGCAACGTTAATGGCCCGGTTAATCGAAGACCTGCTGTCTTTGTCACGTATTGAGTTGAAGGAACACACCCGACCGACGGACTCCGTTGATGTGATCGAGATTGTCCACACAACCTGCGAGCTGTTGAGTGGCCAGGCCAAAGAACGCGGTGTTGCGCTTCAGATTGACACAGAAGCGCCCGTGCGAGACGTCATTGCTGATGCTGACGAACTGACACAGATATTTCAGAATCTTATATTAAACGCCATCAAGTACGGCGGCGATGCGGACTATATAAACGTGACGGTTACAGAACAGACGAAAGCCCCGCTTGGGTCAAGTGGCGGGCCATGGGTTGTGGTAGCCGTACGTGACTTCGGACCAGGAATTTCACGAGAACATATACCGCGTCTTACAGAACGATTTTATAGAATTGATACCGCCCGATCACGGGAGCTTGGCGGCACAGGGCTTGGACTTGCGATTGTGAAACACATTACAAAACGCCATCGTGGACACCTGGTTATCGACAGTAAAGTAGGTGACGGATCTACATTTTCAGTTTATCTGCCAATTGCAAAACCCGCTGATTTGCCGTTGAGTCGTAAGCACTCTTCGGCGACCGCTGCTTAG
- the typA gene encoding translational GTPase TypA gives MSLRNIAIIAHVDHGKTTLVDALFRQSGMVRENQRVEERAMDSGELEKERGITILAKCTSVTWRNTKINIVDTPGHADFGGEVERILSMVDGTVLLVDAAEGPLPQTKFVVSKALELGMRPIVVINKVDRGDARPQEVLNEVFDMFDALGADEHQLDFPVLYAVGRDGWAVEDLEKDTGVNLTPLFDLIVSHVPSPKHDTEAPFTMLATTLEADPYLGRILTGRIATGRAKVNMPIKVLDRDGTKLEDGRATKLLAFRGLERIPVESADAGDIVAIAGLSIATVAHTLCAPEVKVPLDSRPVDPPTLAMTFSVNDSPLAGREGKKVTSRQIGERLFSEAEGNVAIKVTEAASRDAFEVAGRGELQLGVLIEIMRREGFELSVSRPRVLFKTSEDGKKEEPIEEVVIDVDEEFSGAVVEAMSERKAEMTAMKPSGVGKVRITFLAPSRGLIGYHGQFLTDTRGTGIMNRLYHAYAPYKGPIATRREGVLISNSDGESVAYALFNLLDRGPQFIPPGVKVYRGMIIGEHNRDNDLEINPLKAKQLTNIRAAGKDDAIKLPPPRQMSLEQALAYIQDDELVEVTPESIRLRKQYLDPNDRKKMASKANAA, from the coding sequence ATGTCGCTTCGCAACATTGCGATTATCGCGCACGTCGACCACGGCAAAACAACTCTCGTGGATGCTCTCTTTCGCCAGTCCGGCATGGTTCGCGAGAATCAACGCGTCGAAGAACGCGCCATGGATTCCGGTGAGCTTGAAAAAGAACGCGGCATTACCATTCTTGCTAAATGCACCTCTGTTACGTGGCGCAATACCAAAATCAATATTGTTGATACGCCAGGCCATGCCGACTTTGGTGGCGAAGTGGAGCGTATTCTGTCTATGGTTGACGGCACTGTATTGCTGGTGGATGCGGCAGAGGGCCCCTTGCCGCAAACCAAGTTCGTGGTTTCAAAAGCGCTTGAACTCGGCATGCGCCCTATTGTTGTAATTAACAAAGTCGATCGGGGAGATGCCCGCCCGCAAGAAGTACTCAACGAAGTGTTCGATATGTTTGACGCGTTAGGCGCAGATGAACACCAGCTTGATTTTCCGGTTCTCTATGCGGTGGGCCGTGATGGCTGGGCCGTTGAAGACCTTGAAAAAGACACGGGCGTTAATCTTACACCTCTGTTCGATCTCATTGTTTCGCATGTGCCCTCGCCCAAGCATGATACGGAAGCCCCGTTCACCATGTTGGCGACAACGCTCGAAGCTGACCCCTACCTGGGACGTATTCTAACAGGCCGCATTGCGACGGGCCGTGCCAAAGTCAATATGCCGATCAAAGTGTTAGATCGGGATGGCACGAAATTAGAGGATGGCCGCGCGACCAAGCTTCTCGCGTTCCGTGGCCTGGAGCGTATTCCCGTCGAGAGTGCTGATGCCGGTGACATTGTGGCCATTGCCGGTCTCAGCATCGCAACTGTTGCCCACACCTTATGTGCTCCAGAGGTAAAGGTGCCGTTAGACTCACGGCCGGTTGATCCACCGACTTTGGCCATGACGTTTTCCGTCAACGACTCTCCCTTGGCCGGGCGGGAAGGTAAGAAAGTAACCAGTCGTCAGATTGGTGAGCGTCTGTTCAGCGAAGCCGAGGGGAATGTAGCGATCAAGGTGACGGAAGCGGCGAGTCGTGATGCTTTCGAAGTTGCCGGTCGTGGCGAACTGCAACTCGGCGTGCTGATCGAAATTATGCGGCGTGAAGGGTTCGAGCTTTCTGTCTCGCGGCCACGTGTGTTGTTCAAAACGTCCGAAGACGGCAAAAAAGAAGAACCCATTGAAGAAGTCGTCATTGATGTTGATGAAGAGTTCTCGGGCGCTGTGGTTGAAGCCATGTCAGAGCGCAAAGCTGAAATGACGGCCATGAAGCCGTCTGGCGTGGGCAAAGTACGCATTACGTTCTTAGCGCCGTCCCGCGGGTTAATTGGTTATCATGGACAATTCCTGACTGACACGCGCGGCACCGGCATTATGAACCGTCTCTATCATGCTTACGCGCCGTACAAGGGCCCAATCGCAACCCGTCGTGAAGGGGTTTTGATCTCTAATTCTGACGGTGAATCAGTGGCCTATGCGCTGTTTAATCTTTTGGATCGTGGCCCTCAGTTCATTCCGCCAGGCGTGAAGGTCTATCGCGGGATGATTATCGGTGAACATAATCGCGACAATGACTTGGAAATTAATCCGCTCAAAGCCAAGCAGCTCACCAACATTCGGGCAGCTGGTAAAGATGATGCCATCAAGCTTCCACCACCGCGTCAGATGTCGCTGGAACAAGCGCTTGCTTATATCCAAGACGATGAGCTGGTCGAAGTCACTCCAGAGAGCATTCGGTTGCGCAAGCAGTATCTGGATCCGAATGACCGTAAGAAGATGGCCAGCAAGGCGAACGCAGCGTAA
- a CDS encoding polymer-forming cytoskeletal protein yields MFGKKKSDASDKTVPDSKTESDKKFIQNNGNKGDSTNNVEADDSLETSAEVGSLPLGDNTKSISPPLKPFKKDSPMSNPPSSSYRPEIPRKVVDIPNPSRLPSERSDSSGDEDGKRLVVGKSISVSGDISACETLVVQGTVEANMSDAVTLEVSEGGLFKGEAEVDHAYIAGTFDGTLRARLTLEVAESGHVKGSINYNNISIASGGRVQGTIDVIDADKR; encoded by the coding sequence ATGTTCGGCAAAAAAAAGTCGGATGCTTCAGATAAAACCGTGCCAGACTCAAAGACGGAATCTGATAAAAAATTTATACAAAACAATGGCAACAAAGGTGATTCAACAAACAACGTTGAGGCTGATGATAGCTTAGAAACTTCGGCTGAAGTTGGCTCTTTGCCTCTTGGTGACAATACCAAAAGTATTTCACCACCTTTGAAACCCTTTAAGAAGGACTCGCCTATGTCGAACCCTCCTAGTTCCTCTTACCGCCCGGAAATTCCGAGAAAGGTTGTCGACATCCCAAACCCCTCTCGCTTGCCGTCTGAGAGATCAGACTCTTCTGGAGATGAGGATGGAAAACGCCTTGTGGTTGGGAAGTCCATCTCTGTCAGCGGTGACATTTCAGCCTGTGAAACTCTTGTTGTTCAAGGCACTGTAGAAGCCAACATGTCTGATGCAGTGACATTGGAAGTCTCAGAAGGCGGATTATTTAAAGGCGAAGCTGAAGTCGATCACGCCTATATTGCTGGCACCTTCGATGGCACATTGCGCGCGCGCCTGACTTTGGAAGTCGCTGAATCCGGACATGTTAAAGGCAGCATTAACTACAATAACATTTCCATTGCCTCTGGTGGTCGGGTGCAAGGCACCATTGATGTGATAGATGCCGACAAAAGATAA
- a CDS encoding adenosine kinase — translation MSEARFDVVGIGSAIVDILAHTEDSFLSNHDATKGTMLWVEEDQSDALYNDIGPAIEASGGSAANTMAGIASFGGKPAFIGKTKQDQLGAIFAHDIRAVGVHYETEPLKDGLASARCIILVTPDAQRTMFTYLGASGSLSASDMDSDLIAASKVLYIEGYQWDLPETKKAIIEACKVVGRAGGKVALTLSDPFVVERHRNDLFDLVNEHVDILFANEQEITTLFRSNSFDEAVEAIDGRVEIAALTRGEDGAVTVTKDKLIQTPAAPVKKVVDTTGAGDLYAAGFLFGYTRGDDLKTCASLGALAAGEVISHMGARPEMSLKDLAAKNGF, via the coding sequence ATGTCAGAAGCTCGTTTTGACGTGGTCGGTATCGGCAGTGCAATCGTCGATATTCTCGCCCACACAGAAGATTCGTTTTTATCCAACCATGACGCCACGAAAGGCACCATGCTATGGGTCGAGGAAGATCAATCTGACGCTTTATACAATGATATCGGCCCGGCTATTGAGGCGTCTGGCGGTTCAGCGGCGAACACGATGGCCGGAATTGCCTCTTTTGGCGGAAAACCGGCGTTTATCGGAAAAACCAAGCAAGATCAGCTGGGGGCTATTTTTGCCCATGATATTCGTGCGGTTGGGGTTCATTATGAAACTGAACCCTTAAAAGATGGGCTTGCTTCGGCACGTTGCATCATTTTGGTGACTCCAGACGCACAGCGCACAATGTTTACTTATTTGGGCGCCAGCGGGTCACTTTCTGCTTCTGATATGGACTCAGACCTTATTGCCGCCTCGAAAGTGCTGTACATTGAAGGGTATCAATGGGATTTGCCTGAGACAAAGAAGGCGATCATTGAAGCCTGTAAGGTTGTTGGCCGGGCCGGCGGCAAGGTTGCGCTTACGCTCTCTGATCCCTTTGTAGTTGAGCGTCATCGCAATGATCTCTTCGATCTCGTGAACGAACACGTCGATATCCTGTTTGCAAATGAACAGGAAATCACGACGCTGTTTCGCTCCAACAGTTTTGATGAGGCGGTGGAGGCTATAGATGGTCGTGTTGAAATTGCGGCGTTAACACGCGGTGAAGACGGCGCTGTTACGGTCACAAAGGATAAGCTTATTCAAACACCCGCGGCTCCTGTAAAAAAGGTCGTCGACACTACGGGAGCCGGTGACTTATACGCTGCCGGTTTCTTGTTTGGCTATACCCGTGGTGATGATTTGAAAACGTGTGCCAGTCTTGGTGCCCTGGCTGCCGGAGAAGTGATCTCCCATATGGGTGCCCGGCCTGAAATGTCTCTTAAAGACCTTGCTGCTAAGAACGGTTTCTAA
- a CDS encoding NADP-dependent malic enzyme, whose product MSDSATRSLDLDSLQMHASGRPGKIEIQATKPLTTQRDLALAYSPGVAAPCREIAADPSKAYDYTAKGNLVAVISNGTAVLGLGDLGALASKPVMEGKAVLFKRFADVDGIDLEIDTRDVDEFINSVRFLGPSFGGINLEDIKAPECFIIEQRLRELMDIPVFHDDQHGTSIIAAAGLFNACDLTGRNLEDIKIVVNGAGAAATACIELVKAMGVASNNVIMCDSKGVIYKGRQEGMNQWKSAHAVETDKRNLADAMEGADAFFGLSVKGAVTPEMVKSMAPNPIIFAMANPDPEITPEDVAQVRDDVIMATGRSDYPNQINNVLGFPFIFRGALDVRATTINDEMKIAAARALADLAREDVPDEVAAAYSGRKLKYGRDYIIPVPFDPRLIAAVPPAVAHAAMQSGVARRQIDDLETYKTELSARLDPTVTSLQVIAAEVTRKQKRMVFAEGEDERAIRAAITYRNSGYGEAILVARRRKVEAAMVEMGIKSDDLDGIMITNAKESEHNETYLQSLYARLQRKGSLLRDCQRMVNQDRNVFAACMVNAGHADAMVTGLTRPYHTALDEVRRVIPSRAGELVFALTLLIGKGRTLFIADTAVNERPEPEDLAQMALQTAAFARSMGHEPRVAFLSYSNFGSPPGGIAERLREAVTLLEQEKADFEFDGEMGVDTALNPHRDQLYPFCRLSGPANILLMPGLHAANISTQLIGFYGLGTKVGPILMGLEKPAQIVSMNATVSDIVQMALMGAHNAAKTETLI is encoded by the coding sequence ATGAGTGATTCCGCAACACGCAGCTTAGATCTTGATTCTTTGCAAATGCATGCCTCTGGACGACCGGGGAAAATTGAAATTCAGGCAACCAAACCGTTGACCACTCAACGAGATTTGGCTTTGGCTTACTCACCTGGCGTTGCCGCGCCATGCCGGGAAATTGCCGCTGATCCGTCTAAAGCCTACGATTATACAGCAAAAGGTAATTTGGTTGCCGTGATCTCTAACGGCACTGCTGTGCTGGGCCTAGGGGATTTGGGGGCCCTGGCCTCGAAGCCCGTCATGGAAGGCAAGGCTGTGCTGTTTAAGCGCTTTGCCGACGTCGATGGCATTGATCTGGAAATCGACACACGTGATGTCGATGAATTTATCAACAGTGTGCGGTTCCTGGGGCCATCCTTTGGTGGGATCAATCTTGAGGATATTAAAGCACCTGAGTGCTTCATTATTGAGCAGCGCTTGCGTGAGTTGATGGATATTCCCGTTTTCCACGACGACCAACACGGCACTTCTATTATTGCGGCAGCCGGACTTTTTAATGCCTGCGACCTAACCGGCAGAAACCTCGAAGACATAAAAATCGTGGTTAACGGGGCCGGCGCGGCTGCGACGGCTTGTATTGAACTGGTTAAAGCGATGGGCGTTGCCAGCAACAATGTCATCATGTGCGATTCAAAAGGCGTAATCTACAAAGGCCGTCAAGAGGGCATGAACCAGTGGAAATCAGCCCATGCCGTTGAGACTGATAAACGCAATCTAGCTGACGCCATGGAGGGTGCTGATGCCTTCTTTGGATTATCGGTTAAAGGGGCCGTAACGCCAGAGATGGTAAAATCCATGGCCCCAAATCCGATCATTTTTGCAATGGCGAACCCCGACCCGGAGATAACGCCGGAGGACGTAGCCCAGGTGCGTGATGATGTAATCATGGCAACTGGCCGCTCAGACTATCCAAACCAGATTAATAATGTTCTTGGCTTTCCTTTTATATTCAGAGGAGCGTTGGACGTTCGCGCCACCACGATCAATGATGAAATGAAAATTGCTGCGGCGCGAGCCCTAGCAGATTTGGCCCGAGAAGATGTCCCTGATGAGGTTGCAGCAGCCTATTCTGGCCGGAAACTCAAATATGGCCGCGACTACATTATACCCGTTCCATTTGACCCTCGTCTTATCGCAGCTGTGCCGCCCGCAGTTGCCCACGCAGCAATGCAGTCCGGCGTGGCCCGTCGTCAAATAGATGATTTGGAGACCTACAAGACTGAGTTATCCGCGCGGTTGGATCCAACAGTAACAAGTCTCCAAGTCATTGCCGCAGAAGTCACGCGGAAGCAAAAACGTATGGTATTTGCCGAAGGCGAAGATGAACGTGCAATTCGTGCCGCGATAACTTACAGAAACAGCGGATATGGCGAAGCGATACTTGTTGCCCGTCGCCGGAAAGTTGAAGCGGCCATGGTTGAAATGGGCATCAAATCAGATGACCTGGACGGCATCATGATTACCAACGCAAAGGAATCTGAACACAACGAAACCTATTTGCAAAGCTTGTACGCGCGGCTACAGCGAAAAGGATCTTTGCTCAGGGATTGTCAGAGAATGGTCAATCAGGATCGAAATGTTTTTGCCGCCTGCATGGTCAACGCCGGACATGCGGATGCCATGGTGACCGGATTAACCCGTCCCTATCACACAGCTTTAGACGAAGTGCGACGTGTTATCCCCTCGCGCGCCGGGGAGCTGGTGTTTGCACTAACCTTGCTCATTGGCAAAGGCCGGACTTTGTTTATTGCCGATACGGCAGTCAACGAGCGGCCTGAACCAGAAGATCTGGCACAAATGGCCCTTCAAACAGCAGCCTTTGCGCGATCTATGGGGCACGAACCACGTGTCGCCTTCCTATCTTATTCGAACTTTGGCAGCCCTCCGGGCGGCATCGCAGAAAGACTTCGAGAAGCTGTTACGCTGTTAGAACAAGAAAAAGCCGACTTTGAATTTGACGGTGAAATGGGTGTTGATACGGCTCTTAATCCTCACCGAGATCAGCTTTATCCGTTTTGCCGCCTTTCTGGACCGGCCAACATTCTATTAATGCCGGGCCTTCACGCGGCAAATATTTCAACACAGCTCATCGGCTTTTACGGATTGGGAACGAAGGTTGGCCCTATTTTAATGGGATTAGAAAAACCGGCTCAAATCGTGTCAATGAATGCGACCGTTTCAGATATAGTACAAATGGCTCTAATGGGGGCTCATAATGCGGCTAAGACAGAAACCCTAATATGA
- a CDS encoding EI24 domain-containing protein: MIRAFSRAIGQLSDPRIRSVIGKSVLSTILIFGLLFIGIGWTIANTAVFEIGWVETTVDVLGGLAAFVLALILFPGIVSALISVLLEDVADAVEQRHYPNAGPPRSLSWPQIAKTSLRLILLTVVLNLLALPFYLIPGVNLVAYYGVNGYLLGREFFEIVALRQLDQESATTLYKKHKTTIWLTGATTAFLFTIPVVNIIAPVIGASAMVHMFYKFKVT, translated from the coding sequence ATGATTCGCGCCTTTTCCAGGGCAATTGGACAGTTATCGGATCCCCGTATTCGCTCGGTGATAGGGAAGAGCGTGCTTAGCACCATCCTGATTTTTGGCCTTTTGTTCATTGGCATCGGCTGGACCATAGCAAATACGGCGGTTTTTGAGATTGGATGGGTTGAAACAACTGTCGACGTTCTGGGCGGGTTGGCTGCATTTGTGCTCGCGCTGATTCTCTTCCCTGGGATTGTGAGCGCTCTTATTTCTGTGCTGCTAGAAGATGTGGCAGACGCTGTAGAACAGCGTCATTACCCCAATGCTGGCCCCCCACGCTCATTATCTTGGCCTCAAATCGCAAAGACTTCATTACGGCTCATCCTGTTAACTGTCGTTTTAAATCTCCTGGCTCTTCCCTTTTATCTTATCCCAGGAGTCAATTTGGTCGCCTACTACGGGGTCAACGGCTACCTACTTGGGCGTGAGTTTTTTGAGATTGTTGCGCTGCGACAGCTGGACCAAGAGAGCGCAACAACTCTCTATAAAAAACATAAAACTACTATATGGCTCACTGGAGCAACGACCGCTTTCCTGTTTACAATACCCGTGGTCAACATCATCGCGCCTGTGATCGGGGCTTCGGCCATGGTACATATGTTTTATAAATTTAAAGTAACGTAA